One Anopheles marshallii chromosome 3, idAnoMarsDA_429_01, whole genome shotgun sequence genomic region harbors:
- the LOC128714249 gene encoding cuticle protein 8 — MNLFPTAACIWLVVHLCVLLTAGEHLVEFVSNYQQNAEIDYSFRYYIDHPPSGVSFDHWENRKGDHVHGGYGVLEPGGFVRTVHYEVDGDSGFKTVIKTTAPGSSQQYNIHTGGRRTPPPQPLWNTKPVAFVQGVHKS, encoded by the exons CTGTATCTGGCTCGTGGTACACCTTTGCGTCCTGCTGACAGCCGGCGAACACTTGGTCGAGTTCGTGTCCAATTACCAACAGAACGCTGAG ATTGATTATTCCTTTCGGTACTACATCGACCATCCTCCTTCCGGGGTGTCGTTTGATCACTGGGAGAATCGCAAGGGTGATCACGTGCACGGTGGCTACGGTGTCCTGGAGCCGGGAGGATTCGTGCGTACGGTGCACTATGAGGTCGATGGCGATAGTGGTTTTAAAACGGTTATTAAGACAACTGCACCAG GAAGCTCTCAACAGTACAACATACACACTGGTGGCAGAAGGACACCTCCTCCACAGCCGCTTTGGAACACCAAACCGGTCGCCTTCGTGCAGGGAGTTCATAAATCGTAG